One region of Mycobacterium riyadhense genomic DNA includes:
- a CDS encoding ATP-dependent DNA ligase, protein MLLVDVASTSLNVGGTSSRLTKVARIAELLRRAATNAEVVAIIVSWLSGELRQRQIGVGWAALRSLPPPAADPVLTVAAVDATFSEIGAVSGKGSQARRAELIAQLFSAATESEQTFLLRLLGGELRQGALAGIMADAVAKAAGIPATAVQRAAMLGGDLPAVAAAGLSGGAAALDAFTLRVGRPVGPMLAQTSTGVADALEHHGGTTIFEAKLDGARVQIHRAGDEVTVYTRSLDDVTARLPEVVEATRALPVRDLIVDGEAIALRPDNRPHRFQVTASRFGRSVDVATALAAQPLSVFFFDILHRDGVDLLDAPTTDRLAELDALVPAQHRVDRLVTSDQAAAADFLQATLDAGHEGVMAKSPTAPYLAGRRGAGWLKVKPVHTLDLVVLAVEWGSGRRRGKLSNIHLGARDPATGGFVMLGKTFKGMTDAMLDWQTARFTELAVGTTDGYVVQLRPEQVVEIAFDGVQGSSRYPGGLALRFARVVRYRDDKGPAEADTIDTVRALY, encoded by the coding sequence GTGCTCCTTGTCGATGTAGCAAGCACATCGCTGAACGTCGGCGGCACCTCGTCGCGGCTGACCAAGGTTGCGCGCATCGCAGAGCTGCTGCGGCGCGCCGCAACCAATGCCGAGGTGGTCGCGATCATCGTATCGTGGCTTTCCGGGGAGCTACGGCAACGCCAGATCGGTGTTGGCTGGGCGGCGTTGCGGTCGCTACCCCCACCGGCGGCGGATCCGGTGCTGACCGTTGCGGCCGTCGACGCCACCTTCTCCGAAATCGGCGCGGTATCCGGCAAGGGGTCACAGGCACGACGGGCGGAGCTGATCGCGCAATTGTTTTCCGCTGCAACCGAATCCGAGCAGACCTTTCTGCTCCGCCTGCTAGGCGGCGAGCTGCGCCAGGGTGCGCTGGCCGGAATCATGGCCGACGCGGTCGCCAAGGCCGCCGGCATCCCGGCCACCGCGGTGCAGCGTGCGGCGATGCTGGGCGGGGATCTGCCGGCGGTGGCTGCGGCAGGTCTATCCGGTGGCGCCGCGGCCCTGGACGCCTTCACGCTGCGTGTGGGCCGGCCCGTGGGTCCCATGCTGGCCCAGACTTCAACCGGCGTGGCCGATGCACTCGAACATCACGGCGGCACAACAATTTTCGAAGCAAAGCTGGACGGAGCCCGAGTGCAGATCCATCGGGCCGGCGACGAGGTCACGGTCTACACCCGAAGCCTCGACGACGTCACCGCGCGGCTTCCCGAGGTGGTGGAGGCGACGCGGGCGCTGCCGGTGCGCGACCTCATTGTCGACGGTGAGGCGATCGCGTTGCGCCCGGACAACCGGCCACATCGGTTCCAGGTCACCGCGTCGCGGTTCGGCCGGTCCGTCGACGTAGCGACCGCCCTTGCCGCACAGCCGCTTTCGGTCTTTTTCTTTGACATCCTGCATCGCGACGGCGTCGACCTGCTCGACGCGCCAACCACCGATCGGCTGGCCGAACTGGACGCTTTGGTGCCCGCCCAGCATCGCGTCGACCGGCTGGTTACTTCGGACCAGGCGGCGGCCGCCGACTTTCTGCAAGCGACACTGGACGCCGGCCACGAAGGGGTCATGGCCAAGTCTCCGACTGCGCCCTACCTTGCGGGCCGTCGCGGAGCGGGCTGGCTGAAGGTCAAACCGGTGCACACCCTCGACCTGGTGGTGCTCGCCGTGGAGTGGGGTTCGGGACGCCGTCGCGGCAAGCTCTCCAATATTCACCTGGGCGCGCGCGACCCGGCCACCGGCGGATTTGTGATGCTGGGCAAGACATTCAAGGGCATGACCGACGCCATGCTGGACTGGCAGACCGCAAGGTTCACCGAACTGGCCGTCGGCACCACCGACGGGTACGTCGTGCAGCTAAGGCCCGAGCAGGTCGTCGAGATCGCGTTCGACGGTGTCCAAGGGTCCTCGCGCTACCCCGGCGGACTGGCGCTGCGATTTGCCCGGGTGGTGCGCTACCGAGACGACAAGGGTCCGGCCGAAGCCGACACCATCGACACCGTGCGCGCGCTGTACTGA
- a CDS encoding SDR family NAD(P)-dependent oxidoreductase, with product MEINGKKVVVIGGASGMGRASAELLAQRGAQVAVLDREGSDGKAVAEGLGGKFYPVDVTDFTGTETTLHNAVDDLGGLHVTVTTAGGGIAKRTMTKSGPHDLESFRAVVDLNLIATFNISRLAAAHMSKNEPEDEERGVIINTASIAAFEGQIGQVAYTAAKAGIAGMCLTMARDLGSLGIRVLAIAPSLFLTGLTAMVPEDMAAALVRDAAFPKRMGRPEEYAKLVAAIVDNPMLNGQCLRLDAGQRFAPK from the coding sequence ATGGAGATCAACGGGAAGAAGGTCGTCGTCATCGGCGGCGCGTCGGGGATGGGACGTGCCAGCGCCGAGTTGCTGGCCCAGCGTGGCGCGCAGGTTGCCGTGCTCGATCGCGAGGGATCCGACGGCAAGGCCGTTGCCGAAGGGCTCGGTGGCAAGTTCTATCCGGTCGACGTCACCGACTTCACCGGCACCGAGACGACGCTGCACAACGCGGTCGACGACCTCGGCGGTCTGCACGTCACGGTGACCACCGCGGGCGGCGGCATAGCCAAGCGCACCATGACCAAGTCCGGCCCCCACGATCTCGAATCCTTCCGCGCCGTGGTGGATCTCAACCTCATCGCCACCTTCAACATCAGCCGGCTGGCCGCCGCGCACATGAGCAAGAACGAACCCGAAGACGAAGAGCGGGGCGTCATCATCAACACCGCGTCGATCGCGGCCTTTGAAGGCCAGATCGGGCAGGTCGCCTACACCGCCGCCAAGGCGGGCATTGCCGGTATGTGCCTCACGATGGCACGAGACTTGGGGTCATTGGGCATCCGCGTGCTGGCCATCGCGCCGAGCTTGTTCTTGACGGGTCTGACCGCGATGGTTCCGGAGGACATGGCGGCCGCCCTGGTTCGCGATGCGGCGTTTCCGAAGCGGATGGGCCGGCCCGAGGAGTACGCCAAGTTGGTGGCGGCCATCGTGGACAACCCGATGCTCAACGGTCAATGCCTGCGACTGGACGCGGGCCAGCGGTTCGCGCCCAAGTAG
- a CDS encoding acyl-CoA dehydrogenase: MGIALTDDHRELAEVARAFLTSQKARWAARSLLDATDEARPPFWPNLVELGWLGLHIDEEHGGSGYGLPELVVVIEELGRAIAPGPFVPTVIASAVIAKEATAEQKARLLPGLIDGTVTAGVGLGGGVQLNDGVADGEAGVVLGAGLAELLLVAAGDDVLVLERGRDGVSVEVPQNFDPTRRSGRVRLHNVSVAADDILPGARESALARARTLLAAEAVGGAADCVDAAVAYAKVRQQFGRTIATFQAVKHHCANMLVAAESAIAAVWDAARAAAADSSEDEAQFRLIAAVAAALAFPAYARNAELNIQVHGGIGFTWEHDAHLHLRRALVIAALFGGDAPAADVFDRTAAGVTRANSLDLPPEAEELRTQIRADAAEIAALDKQAQLDKLIETGYVMPHWPKPWGLAADAVKQLVIEEEFRAAGIKRPDYSITGWVILTLIQHGTPWQIERFVEKALRQDEVWCQLFSEPEAGSDAASVKTRATRVDGGWKINGQKVWTSGAQYCARGLATVRTDPDAPKHAGITTVIVDMNAPEVEVRPLRQITGGSEFNEVFFNDLFVPDEDVVGAPNSGWTVARATLGNERVSIGGSGGYYEGLGAKLVKRVQQRPDALAGGRIRVGSFLADDHALRLLNLRRAARSVEGAGPGPEGNVTKLMLAEHMIEGAAISAALLGPDIALLDGPGALGGRMVMGARGIAIAGGTSEVARNQIAERILGMPRDPLVN; this comes from the coding sequence ATGGGTATCGCACTGACCGACGATCATCGCGAACTCGCCGAGGTAGCCCGCGCGTTCTTGACCTCGCAGAAGGCGCGCTGGGCGGCGCGCTCACTGCTGGATGCGACCGACGAGGCCCGACCGCCGTTTTGGCCGAACCTTGTCGAGCTTGGCTGGCTTGGTCTGCACATCGACGAGGAGCACGGCGGCTCAGGCTACGGACTTCCCGAACTCGTGGTAGTGATCGAAGAACTCGGCCGCGCGATAGCGCCCGGGCCGTTCGTGCCGACGGTGATCGCCTCGGCCGTGATCGCCAAAGAGGCGACGGCCGAGCAAAAAGCCCGGCTGCTGCCAGGACTGATCGACGGAACCGTCACCGCGGGCGTCGGCCTGGGCGGCGGGGTGCAGCTCAATGACGGAGTTGCCGACGGCGAGGCCGGGGTGGTGCTGGGTGCGGGGCTGGCCGAGCTGTTGCTGGTTGCCGCCGGTGACGATGTGCTGGTGCTGGAGCGCGGCCGCGACGGCGTCTCCGTTGAGGTGCCGCAGAACTTCGATCCGACCCGGCGTTCCGGACGTGTCCGGCTGCACAACGTGAGCGTGGCCGCCGATGACATCCTGCCGGGCGCGCGGGAGTCGGCTCTGGCCCGCGCGCGGACATTGCTCGCCGCCGAGGCGGTTGGGGGCGCGGCCGACTGCGTCGACGCCGCCGTTGCCTATGCCAAGGTGCGTCAGCAATTTGGCCGCACCATCGCCACTTTCCAAGCGGTGAAACATCATTGCGCGAATATGTTGGTGGCGGCCGAGTCGGCGATCGCGGCGGTGTGGGACGCCGCGCGAGCGGCAGCTGCGGACTCCTCGGAGGACGAAGCGCAGTTCCGCCTGATCGCGGCGGTGGCGGCGGCGCTGGCGTTCCCTGCCTACGCGCGTAATGCCGAACTCAACATTCAGGTGCACGGCGGCATCGGCTTCACCTGGGAGCACGATGCGCATCTGCACCTGCGACGCGCGTTGGTGATCGCTGCATTGTTCGGCGGAGACGCGCCCGCCGCAGATGTTTTCGACCGCACCGCGGCCGGAGTCACCCGCGCCAACAGCCTGGACCTGCCGCCCGAGGCCGAAGAACTGCGTACCCAGATCCGTGCCGATGCGGCCGAGATTGCGGCCCTGGACAAGCAGGCGCAGCTGGACAAGTTGATCGAGACGGGCTACGTGATGCCACACTGGCCCAAGCCGTGGGGGTTGGCGGCCGATGCCGTCAAGCAGTTGGTGATTGAGGAAGAGTTTCGCGCGGCGGGCATCAAGCGGCCGGACTACTCGATCACCGGATGGGTGATCCTGACCCTGATCCAGCACGGAACCCCTTGGCAAATCGAGCGATTCGTTGAGAAGGCGCTGCGCCAGGACGAGGTCTGGTGCCAACTGTTCTCCGAACCCGAAGCCGGATCGGATGCCGCCTCGGTCAAGACCCGCGCCACTCGGGTGGACGGCGGCTGGAAGATCAACGGGCAGAAGGTGTGGACCAGTGGGGCGCAGTACTGCGCACGTGGCTTGGCTACCGTGCGCACCGACCCCGATGCGCCTAAGCACGCCGGCATCACGACGGTAATCGTCGACATGAATGCGCCGGAAGTCGAGGTGCGACCGCTGCGGCAGATCACCGGCGGCTCGGAATTCAACGAAGTGTTCTTCAACGACCTTTTTGTTCCCGACGAGGACGTCGTCGGCGCACCCAACTCCGGGTGGACGGTCGCGCGGGCCACGCTGGGCAACGAGCGGGTCAGCATCGGCGGCAGTGGGGGCTACTACGAGGGTCTAGGGGCGAAACTGGTGAAGCGGGTGCAACAGCGGCCAGATGCCTTGGCGGGCGGGCGAATACGGGTCGGCTCGTTCCTCGCCGATGATCACGCGCTGCGGCTGTTGAACCTGCGCCGTGCCGCCCGCAGCGTCGAAGGTGCGGGCCCGGGGCCCGAAGGCAACGTCACCAAGCTCATGCTGGCCGAGCACATGATCGAGGGCGCGGCGATCTCGGCGGCGCTGCTGGGTCCCGACATCGCGCTGCTCGACGGGCCGGGTGCGCTGGGCGGCCGGATGGTCATGGGTGCCCGGGGCATCGCGATCGCCGGCGGCACATCGGAGGTCGCCCGCAACCAGATCGCCGAGCGGATCCTCGGCATGCCCCGCGACCCGCTGGTCAACTGA
- a CDS encoding Zn-ribbon domain-containing OB-fold protein translates to MPAEPTSQLLIKHCDGCASWVHPAAGQCPDCGGPLVARPVSGHGTVFTYTVNYHRYNPDVPTPYVIAIVELSEQPGLRVAANIVGCEPDSVVCGMPVEMRPEKGPGGALLFAPA, encoded by the coding sequence GTGCCAGCCGAGCCGACTTCCCAGCTGCTCATCAAGCACTGCGACGGTTGCGCCAGCTGGGTGCATCCTGCCGCGGGCCAATGCCCGGACTGTGGCGGCCCTTTGGTCGCGCGGCCGGTGTCCGGGCATGGCACGGTCTTCACCTACACCGTCAACTACCACCGGTATAACCCGGATGTCCCGACGCCCTATGTGATTGCCATCGTGGAACTCAGCGAACAGCCCGGCCTTCGCGTGGCCGCCAATATCGTTGGCTGCGAACCAGATTCGGTGGTATGCGGGATGCCCGTCGAGATGCGGCCGGAGAAGGGTCCCGGCGGCGCGCTGTTGTTCGCCCCGGCCTAG
- a CDS encoding thiolase family protein, producing the protein MSYFEKDAILSGIGISRIGRRTGIPGLELTMEAVRAAIDDAGLTAADIDGIATLGDTPAGEVNAELRIEAADCGTGFGTGGLLSPVMSACRAVSERRARHVVVYRTIQMLGGSVPVKPQEDAPPPPLARMFDVPEGAPRPAVGPMDDITDLVAAHAYSAANWLALNCRRHMELYGTTKEQLGWLALNGRRNAALNPRAVYRDPMTMADYLGARLVSTPFGLLDCDVPVDGSIAVVVSGAEYARDCPHRVVRVEAIGGSDGAGGWFHRRDYPKMAMSDAAAQMWSRTELRPADLDVAQLYDGFTFLAIAWLEALGICADGEAGPFVEGGARIARDGGLPLNTYGGQLSAGRMHGYWALHEGCLQLRGEAGERQVSQRPEVGVVSVGGGPVAGCMLLTC; encoded by the coding sequence ATGAGCTACTTCGAGAAAGACGCGATCTTGTCCGGCATTGGCATTTCGCGAATCGGCCGTCGTACTGGCATCCCCGGGCTGGAGCTGACCATGGAGGCGGTGCGGGCCGCCATCGATGACGCCGGCCTGACCGCCGCCGATATCGACGGAATTGCGACGTTGGGTGACACTCCGGCTGGCGAGGTTAACGCCGAACTGCGGATCGAGGCCGCGGACTGCGGAACGGGATTCGGCACCGGCGGCCTGCTGAGTCCGGTCATGTCGGCGTGCCGCGCGGTCTCGGAACGCCGCGCGCGCCATGTGGTGGTGTACCGGACCATTCAAATGCTCGGCGGTAGCGTGCCGGTCAAGCCGCAAGAAGACGCGCCCCCGCCGCCGCTTGCGCGCATGTTCGATGTGCCCGAAGGCGCTCCGCGGCCGGCTGTGGGTCCGATGGACGACATCACCGATCTGGTTGCGGCCCACGCTTACTCCGCTGCGAACTGGCTGGCCCTGAACTGCCGACGCCATATGGAACTGTATGGAACCACCAAGGAGCAATTGGGCTGGCTGGCTCTCAACGGCCGGCGCAACGCGGCTCTGAATCCCCGTGCGGTGTATCGCGACCCGATGACGATGGCCGACTATCTGGGCGCCCGATTGGTGTCGACGCCGTTCGGGTTGCTGGATTGCGATGTGCCCGTTGACGGCTCCATCGCGGTGGTGGTGTCTGGGGCGGAGTACGCCCGCGACTGCCCACACCGAGTCGTTAGGGTCGAGGCGATCGGTGGGTCCGACGGTGCCGGCGGCTGGTTCCACCGCCGTGATTACCCCAAGATGGCCATGTCCGATGCCGCGGCGCAGATGTGGTCACGGACCGAATTGAGGCCCGCCGACCTTGACGTCGCCCAGTTATACGACGGTTTCACGTTTCTCGCCATCGCATGGTTGGAAGCCCTTGGCATTTGTGCCGACGGCGAGGCCGGCCCATTCGTCGAGGGCGGCGCGCGAATCGCCCGCGACGGCGGACTACCCCTTAACACCTATGGTGGCCAACTGTCGGCCGGGCGCATGCACGGTTACTGGGCGCTGCACGAAGGATGCTTGCAGCTGCGCGGCGAAGCGGGGGAACGGCAAGTCTCGCAACGACCGGAGGTCGGCGTGGTTTCGGTAGGCGGCGGACCCGTCGCCGGATGCATGTTGCTCACCTGTTGA